In a genomic window of Pseudomonadota bacterium:
- a CDS encoding DUF6356 family protein — protein MSIFTDHPHKFGFTYWQHLVFSQTLAVKCCIAFASLIIHSFLPFLFQTAGSTKIEECEKMLEDVHRTPIDS, from the coding sequence ATGTCTATCTTCACGGACCACCCGCATAAGTTTGGGTTTACCTACTGGCAACACCTGGTGTTTTCGCAAACCCTTGCTGTCAAGTGCTGTATCGCCTTTGCCTCTCTCATCATACATAGTTTTTTACCCTTTTTGTTCCAAACAGCCGGTAGCACCAAAATTGAGGAATGCGAGAAAATGCTTGAAGACGTTCACCGTACTCCCATCGATTCTTGA